GAAGTACCGGCCAAGGTCTTAGCGGCTGTGCAGGCAGAGGTACCAAGCGCCTCATTGCACCTCATCCCGCCACTTTATCGTTTCCGCCAGGTAAGCGATGAACCCGTCCTCTTTTGCACGTTTTCGGAGTTGCTGGACCTCACGCAGCAGGGCATGAGCCTGCCTCAGGTGGCCTTAAGTTACGAAGAGAGGCGAAGCGAAAAATCAGAAGAATCCGTCAGGGATGGTATGTGCGAGATCTTGAGCGTCATGCGTGCTGCAGTAGAGGAGGGGCTCTCAGGTCAGGTGAAACTCTTGGGGGGTTTTTGCCCAGGGGATGACGGTTGGCGCTTGATGCAGGCCGCTCAGCAGGGTAAAACCATAACTAGCGGTATCTTCACGGCGGCGCTGGCTCGAGCTTTGGCCGTTGTTGAACTTAACGGAGCCATGGGAAGGGTAGTAGCCGCTCCAACTGCGGGATCGGCTGGTGTCCTACCAGGGGTGCTTTTCAGCGTAGGTGAATACCTGAAAAAGAGCGAGGCCGACTTAATTGACGCGTTGCTTGTCGCCGATGTCGTCGGCATCTGCATTGCCAACAAGGCTTCTCTTTCCGGCGCCGTTGGGGGCTGCCAGGGGGAAGTGGGTGTCGCCGCGGCAATGGCTGCTAGTGCCGCCACTTTTCTGGGCGGTGGAGACGCAGAGGCCTGTATTCACGCAGCGGCCCTCACATTGAAGAACATCTTGGGGCTCATTTGCGATCCAGCAGCGGGTCCGGTGGAGGTCCCGTGCATTAAACGCAATGCCATGGGAGCAGCAATCGCGCTTATGGGGGCAGAATTGGCCCTGGCAGGTATCCGAAGCTATATTCCCCCCGATGAGGTGGTGGATGCCCTGGTTAATGTGCAGAAGCTTCTGCCACAGGAATTAAA
The DNA window shown above is from Bacillota bacterium and carries:
- the sdaAA gene encoding L-serine ammonia-lyase, iron-sulfur-dependent, subunit alpha, coding for MSLSLFDIVGPFMMGPSSSHTAGAARIGYMARLILGREPERVTLYFHPVLMQTYAGHRTHAALVAGLLGYREGDPAGIYALEIAMAKGIAVNVEQIDSPHVHQNTMRIKAETGATVVVINGISVGGGSILISEIDGVPVALDGNTYALLLRAPAPADETIKAILAPYKVVGFSEGRVGPNHLACWALRQEVPAKVLAAVQAEVPSASLHLIPPLYRFRQVSDEPVLFCTFSELLDLTQQGMSLPQVALSYEERRSEKSEESVRDGMCEILSVMRAAVEEGLSGQVKLLGGFCPGDDGWRLMQAAQQGKTITSGIFTAALARALAVVELNGAMGRVVAAPTAGSAGVLPGVLFSVGEYLKKSEADLIDALLVADVVGICIANKASLSGAVGGCQGEVGVAAAMAASAATFLGGGDAEACIHAAALTLKNILGLICDPAAGPVEVPCIKRNAMGAAIALMGAELALAGIRSYIPPDEVVDALVNVQKLLPQELKGSTVGGLGCTRTAERMRSEWQQKLSPTSALRALEPLRHLCSLSNYVTILRPYLNRFNHSQ